One genomic window of Bactrocera dorsalis isolate Fly_Bdor chromosome 4, ASM2337382v1, whole genome shotgun sequence includes the following:
- the LOC105233039 gene encoding putative exonuclease GOR — MDYFNQAEQILYAIQQIYAQQIIDDFIIPQQTQQYSGTQLERFHQNTNRNYYNHNGNVPQIYGQQQQQPTLARYNRRMPQQLPHMVLKQRKVQHIIAHHQLERTKDKRHEKKPQRQPNKIHNANKPQVVRKTTKLAAPSPQVVASPLGEHHWLKISQSELLAKLRQYVIAPNLLPNYGYPTESTVHNGKVVIFKQLAPAFNASTNDIDDNVNLAELERQLVPNKDAVTKQCVRCERPFQVTSAGVYLMRERCTFHWGKLYKVNTRHNKYDKQYTCCGGSSESVGCTSNPLHVWTGVVPGINGPYGDFVHTRQLTDEPKVYALDCEMSFVGHGLALTKITVIGFDGQLVYQHFVRPIGAIVDYNTRFSGITKSDISKSNKRVKTLAEVQRDLLQIIDANSILIGHGLENDMRVLQIVHKTVVDTSIVFEHTNGFPYRHSLKHLTKTYLKRNIQLDGQSHDSLEDARACLELMLWKVATDKQ; from the exons ATGGATTATTTTAATCAAGCAGAACAAATTCTATATgcaattcagcaaatttatgcTCAACAAATAATTG ACGACTTCATTATACCCCAACAAACTCAGCAATACAGTGGAACACAGCTCGAAAGGTTTCATCAAAATACTAATCGAAACTACTACAACCATAATGGAAATGTACCACAAATATatgggcaacaacaacagcaacccaCTCTGGCAAGATATAACCGTCGGATGCCACAACAGTTGCCACACATGGTGCTGAAACAAAGAAAAGTGCAACACATAATTGCGCACCATCAATTGGAAAGGACTAAAGACAAAAGACACGAGAAAAAACCACAAAGACAACCGAATAAAATACACAATGCGAATAAACCTCAAGTGGTTCGAAAAACCACTAAACTTGCTGCTCCAAGCCCACAAGTAGTCGCTTCACCGCTGGGCGAACACCATTGGCTCAAAATTTCACAGTCGGAGTTATTGGCGAAATTACGACAATATGTGATCGCACCGAATCTGTTGCCCAACTATGGCTATCCCACTGAAAGCACAGTGCATAACGGTAAAGTTGTAATTTTCAAGCAGTTAGCACCCGCTTTCAATGCTAGCACCAATGACATCGACGACAATGTGAACCTAGCTGAGTTAGAGCGACAACTCGTGCCGAATAAGGATGCAGTAACTAAGCAATGCGTACGTTGTGAACGTCCCTTTCAAGTCACAAGCGCTGGCGTATATTTGATGCGAGAGAGATGTACCTTTCATTGGGGTAAACTGTACAAAGTAAATACCCGCCATAACAAATACGATAAACAATACACTTGTTGTGGTGGCTCCAGCGAGTCAGTGGGCTGTACGTCTAATCCGTTGCACGTATGGACCGGCGTTGTGCCCGGCATTAATGGACCATATGGCGATTTTGTGCACACACGCCAACTTACCGACGAGCCCAAGGTGTACGCACTGGACTGTGAAATGTCCTTTGTTGGACATGGACTGGCTTTGACGAAGATCACTGTGATCGGGTTTGATGGGCAATTAGTCTATCAGCACTTTGTGCGCCCCATTGGTGCAATTGTCGACTACAATACGCGTTTCTCTGGCATAACCAAAAGTGACATATCCAAATCGAATAAGCGAGTTAAGACACTTGCCGAGGTGCAGCGTGATTTGCTTCAGATAATTGACGCCAACTCAATACTTATAGGACACGGTTTGGAAAATGACATGAGGGTCCTCCAAATCGTCCACAAGACAGTTGTCGACACTTCAATAGTATTTGAACATACCAACGGTTTTCCTTATCGGCACTCGTTAAAGCATCTGACCAAAACGTATTTGAAACGTAACATTCAATTAGATGGCCAGAGTCACGATAGTTTAGAGGATGCACGGGCGTGTTTGGAGCTGATGCTGTGGAAGGTGGCCACTGACAAACAGTAG